A part of Arachis hypogaea cultivar Tifrunner chromosome 12, arahy.Tifrunner.gnm2.J5K5, whole genome shotgun sequence genomic DNA contains:
- the LOC140177277 gene encoding uncharacterized protein: MKFIPEVLLLSLTIILLQSSIIFAQQYENSNNIKTATFYSEQFVLEPGKVTITDLFNIEFPSGHIGIKNFQAELVDEHRNSLPLYEAYLHHYFVLRYFENVTMSRQANQSQPIYGKYFRRNDGVCQGSVNSYSWGLGVDARKTNLELPDPFRIEVGTHPENVPKEYNEEKWLFDIMVIDTRGTEDKKGCTECRCDHYNVKSEDFVSKTGIDGKPMSADYKGGIFCCEKTSQCKLQKGYNSKQQRKASLKYTVTWVDWDQYQVPIKFYILDVTDQVTYNGSEPIHNCMVEYSITPQNTDIGHYHIKKTKIPMKKGGNLIYSTVHVHPGIVNATLYAENGKVLCAVQPTYGTGEEPGNEKGYVVGMSGCYPKPGSIKIQDGEILTVEFIHENKYNTGLMGHFYVYLAEELP, translated from the exons ATGAAGTTTATACCTGAAGTGTTATTACTATCATTAACAATTATACTGTTGCAATCAAGCATCATATTCGCACAACAATATGAGAATTCAAATAATATCAAGACGGCTACTTTTTATAGTGAGCAATTTGTATTGGAACCAGGAAAGGTTACGATAACAGATTTATTCAATATTGAGTTTCCAAGCGGACACATCGGAATCAAGAATTTTCAAGCCGAGTTAGTTGATGAACATCGGAATTCTTTGCCATTATATGAAGCTTACCTGCACCATTATTTTGttttaagatattttgaaaatgtCACCATGTCACGTCAAGCTAATCAAAGTCAGCCCATATACGGTAAGTATTTTAGAAGAAACGATGGAGTATGCCAGGGTAGTGTTAATTCATATTCTTGGGGGCTTGGAGTTGACGCACGAAAAACTAACTTAGAACTACCAGATCCATTTAGAATAGAAGTAGGTACGCACCCTGAGAATGTCCCAAAGGAGTATAATGAAGAGAAATGGTTATTTGATATCATGGTTATAGACACACGTGGTACAGAAGACAAAAAAGGTTGCACCGAATGCAGATGTGACCATTATAATGTCAAAAGTGAAGACTTTGTAAGCAAAACCGGTATTGATGGGAAACCAATGTCTGCTGATTATAAAGGAGGAATTTTTTGTTGTGAAAAGACTTCTCAATGCAAATTACAAAAAGGATATAATAGCAAACAACAGAGAAAAGCTTCCCTTAAATATACAGTAACATGGGTTGATTGGGATCAATACCAAGTGCCTATTAAGTTTTACATACTTGATGTTACTGATCAAGTGACATATAATGGCTCTGAACCAATTCATAATTGTATG GTAGAGTATTCTATCACTCCGCAAAATACTGATATTGGACATTATCATATTAAAAAGACAAAGATCCCAATGAAAAAGGGTGGTAATCTAATCTACTCTACAGTTCATGTGCATCCAGGAATCGTTAATGCAACTTTATATGCGGAG aaTGGAAAGGTATTATGTGCTGTTCAACCAACATACGGCACAGGAGAAGAGCCAGGAAATGAAAAAGGCTATGTTGTTGGAATGTCTGGTTGTTATCCAAAACCAGGCTCTATCAAGATTCAGGATGGCGAAATATTAACGGTTGAATTCATACATGAAAACAAATATAATACTGGACTTATGGGACATTTCTACGTGTATTTGGCAGAAGAATTACCATAG